Below is a window of Oreochromis aureus strain Israel breed Guangdong linkage group 4, ZZ_aureus, whole genome shotgun sequence DNA.
GTCTCAAACCGCTGAAAAGCACACCGCTCTCATTCTAACAGGCTCGTGAGCTCCCAGCAACACTGGCGGGAAGCTGTCACTAAGAACGCGCTGTAGCTGCTTTTACGGTCCTCAGCTCGGCAACTTTCACAAACTTCACCGACGAAGCACCAGAGACGGCGCGTCTACCTAAAACCTCCCCGCGGAAACAATGTCAGCTCTGAACCGACTGACTGTTCCGCCTGACATCTTCTTCATCTATATAGGGtttattggcggttggcaaacagcaaaatggtgcattaccgccaccaactggtgtgGGGTGTGGACCgaaatgataaaaaataaataattaaacaaataaataaataaattaaaagaaaagaaaatattcaaaTTCTTCCGAACAAATGGGTCTGTcttaaaaaccaaaatacagCCTGATAACTTTCACTCAAAGAGCTCACgcgaaataaatcaaacaagtcCAACTTCACTTTCATATCGTCGAGCTTTTTGATCAGCTGTCTCctaaatttcaatattatttTAAACTCTTCTCTGACAATCCTTTTCCGGATAACACTCCCATCATCCGAACTATTCCCCTCCAAACTTCGTTTGCTGCCCTGAGTTCCTATGACACTTTGATCCTCCCTacctcttctccctctcctcgcCCCTTTCCCACTAACCGGTGTCCAATCTCCTAAATCCATGTCATCATCGTCATCTACTTGAGTTGCCATTCCAGTCCAGTCACACACCAGTTTATGCCAACCGCCAAAATCCGTAATCCAATCCGCAAATCAGAGTCAAAACCAAGCCTTCTCCAAAGTTCAAAATCAGCGCCGCTCCTTGCTTTGACCCCCCTTCCTCCTGACATATTAAGTTTGCTCAGATATAATGTCTTCGTGTCAACCATAAAGTCAAGAACACAGTTGGATTTTAATCTGTCAAAAATATGTCAAACAGATGAGTAAAGAAACATTATTCCTATCAgcaggtagaagctgcaatcagtttggGCAAAGTGATCGttatgtttatttcatttatctgataaaaaaaaagtctacaTCAAAAAATGCCTTCTTTAGAGATCGTAACAAATACAAAATCACAGTTCTGTAAACCAAAAAAAGGACTTCTAAAAAGAGGGTTGATTATAATATAGGTACAATAACACATCATAAAGATACTTGCAAAACacgttattttatattttaatataaaatatattaataaatcgTGTTCACAACAGTCTGTTTACCAATATAAGTAAAGATATTAGACATAAAAAATTATCGTACATCGTTTTTTAGAATAACATCAATATGACATCATTTCAGTGGAGAATAGGAGAGAGCAATCCCATAGTTGATCTGGTTTAACCTTTTATGCCTTTCACTTTAACTCCATCACCGCCCAGTTCATTATAATTTAAGTGGAAATTAAACATAACAGGTAACCTTTCAAGCACAATGTGTCACACTAACAGGTCTGGAGTGCAGATAAATCGAACAAAAGAGTTAAACTTTTTCGTTAAAGATGGCATTCGATATTTAACATTTATAACCTTGTtcaatatattattttttttacacgtTGCAAAAAGGTTCAACCAAAGtcttcagttatttttccactgtATGTAAAAACGCATGTACATTTTTAGGTGTGGTTTGAGATGTAAAGGGCGGGACTAATGATAGTCATCTCTCCAGCAGTGCATATAAAGCTGCACTTGTTCCCCCCTCACCATGCAGAGATACTGCTACACTGGTCTTCATCACAGCCATGGCTTTCTGCAAACTTCTGCTAACGGTGTTGGTACTGCTCCACAACAGTGGTGGTGAGATAGAAAAATGCTGAACCTTAATTTCATAACTCCAGAGCCCAGATTCCAGAGCGCAGGCTCAATAGACTGATGCTCTTATGTTTATCATCCATTCTGAGCAAAATAGCaaacagcttttactttgatggGATTAAATTTTCTTAGATGCCTCAACCTTACATCCagtattttgtttgtgttttcaggtCTACTGGGAAATGAAGTGAGGAGCTCCATCATTGGTGCAGAGGATGCTCAAAAGGAAAGATGGCCATGGATGGTCCACCTTAACATGACATCTAGTGGATCGAATAGGGTGAAATGGCGCTGTGGCGGCACCATCGTTGCAAAACACTGGGTGCTGACTTCTGCACACTGCCTGGCTAAgtaagtctgtgtgtgtttgcagaaatatgtctctttatttttatgaaCATCTTCCAGAGCAGTCATAACAAAAAGCTTCACACTGCATGTGAGTATTTTAGGGAATAATTACTCAGGGACCTTTACTGTTGGCCAATAAAGAGAAATCATTTCAGGACACTTTCCTACTGGCCTAACTTCTCAGACCTGGAGGCCTCAATCAGTATTTAAATACACCACATGCACATTTCAGCATTTTAAGCTGTGTTTTTAGTGAGTAGCTGCATATTTACACAACCAGCAGATACTGCATCAAGTCCAAACTAATGTAATGTTTACTCCACCCCAGCTCCTTTTCTTTTGGTCTCTACCAACTATGGAAGAACATGTGCAGCCCTTTAAACTGCTGAATGCACCAGTGTCCACAAAACCCATATGTAGTGTTGTTTTGTTGAAGGCTTCGTCATTCCAAAATACATGAGagttaatgtgtgtgtttgtcttgtcAGCAATCCTGATCATCGTCGATCGTTCGTTACTGTCGGCGCATATCAGCTGCAAAAGGCGGCTAAAAGCTACATGGCTATAGCTAATTTTGTCCCTGAGTTTGACTACCAAGACCTGGGCAACGGCAACTACAAAAATGACATTGCTCTGATCAAGCTGAAGAACCCGATTCAGTTTTCGAAAGATGTTGCACCAGTGGATCTGCCTGACAAGGATGACACCTTTGGTCCATCAGCTGAGTGTTGGATCACTGGCTGGGGGGAAGTGGGAAATGGTGGTAAGTTAAGCACAGAAAGTAGAATTTAAAATGTACACGCTGTATGAAGGCAGGCTCACATATCCATTGTAAATTGCCATACTGTCACCAATAAAACCGATGTTGATAAAGTGCATACTAAAGTACTTTACAGATAAGAAACATCACCTTCTCCGTCACTGTGGAGCTAAATCAAGGtgatttgaaaatgaaattccaaatgtttatattaaataaagtgtgtgtaaaaaaacaaatgaattattttatttggaATAAATTATTCGTTTTCATGGAAAtcttttggggggttttttaaacatttttaaattttttcagtttttgtttttcacttgtttttgttttctttttcagtttcagaCTTTTGAGCCTGATTTTGTGTTGTGGGCGTGTatcaaatcaacaactgacaatgactaattaatattaaaatctgtaacataatgtattgtttggaatttagtctgttactgttactatttttaccatttcttattggagcaactgtaatccacattatttccttagggattaataaagtatgattatgattctgattgtttcaggatgacctgccattatccaatgacacgtctgcttacctgtatcttttgctcgtttctcctcctcttcttttctcttttttctaaactgagcacctgatggctttgaacctttcttgtccatcttccattagttttaattttgcactccagtatgaacacaaatcccccaactcgaggatcaccacaacataacctaatagacctacaccttagttcacagattcactttgtctaaggtgcatttctgggatttcacacaacccaggattcagatcatgaatacataatgggcttggatttacatcattatgaatgaaatgtgctctatttggaagcagccggccccTCCCCTTTCCACGCATTgcgtgtgagactttaaatcatcaaactgtaaattttaaattgttattgagccctttaccccgagtcctaaagtgtatatttattttcttactcttcttatatttattgtttgtttacttgcactgctgtaactggagcctcgtcgtctcgtctctctatatactggactgtatgtagcggagatgacaataaagtttactttgacttcagcagcgagcaggcgcaccgagggctctcgcgctcacttttcgcgtaatgaatttggaaaaaacaccggtgcaaattataagtctgtatcatgatgtctggtgttttcgtgtttgttggtttgtttttattttgttttattttgcgagttggttattagatgctgctccagccagccagagaatcccccgccgccccgccctctcctccctgtgccgcaagcagcaggcgcacctcgcaaacggagggcgcccttactcccagcaaatgggcgatagaaaaccgatcggtgcctatgacatcctcaatatgcgctggctgatgtcggggcagcatgagtacgagtattttttttatttttttttgccgatgcccgtgatgccgccccccaccacgatgccgccccgggcaaccgcccgtgtcgcccgtatgaaaaaccgctactgggtgcgactcactcctggtggcaccaggccccgccaatcggccaccaggagtgagtcAGTGCATacatgagcgcccagccccagacaccaagaaccaccaacacgCCAACGTCTGAGGGAATActgttttctgattggctgggaATCGAAGACTGGACCTCAAATTCTGTATATTATTTCCAAATTTGAATCCCCCACCTTAATACATCTATAACtttagtgtatatcaatatAGTCCAATATAGTATGTCTAACCGTTCGGCTGGTGTCGGCAACATCCCGTGAAGGAGCGTCATCTTTAACCAAAATgctcatttttaacttttaacgaACATGACACAGGAGCTGTCAATCATTAGTTTATTCCCCGCCCTTTGATACATGCCCACAGCACAAAATCAGGGTCAAAAGTCTGAAGCACAAAAAAAGACCTGAAATATTAAAGACGGGTTTgaaactgaacaaatttaatttgaaataaaaaaagagaaagaatttGAAGTACACATTTGAAGttggtgtgttccaactacagggggatcacactcctcagcctccctgggaaagtctatgccagggtgctggaaaggagagttcgtccgttagtcgaacctcggatacaggaggaacaatgcggttttcgtcctggtcgtggaacactggaccagctctttatcctctcaaggatacttgagggtgcatgggagtttgcccaaccagtctacatgtgttttgtggacttggagaaggcattcgaccgtgtccctcggggtgtcctgtgggaggtgttgcgggagtatggggtgtctggcccattgctacgggccattcgatccctatacaaccgttgcaagagtttggttcgcattgccggcaataagtcggactcgttcccggtgggtgatgggctccgccagggctgccctttgtcaccggttctgttcataatttttatggacaggatttctaggcacagccaagtggcggagggctttcacttcggtggcctcagaatctcatctctgccttttgcggatgatgtggttctgttggcttcatcaggtgaaggcctccagctcccactggagcggttcgcagccgagtgtgaagcagcgggaatgaggatcagcacctccaaatctgaggccatggttctcagccggaaaagggtggagtgcccactccgggtcggggatgagttcctgccccaagtggaggagttcaagtatctcgcggtcttgttcgcgagtgatgggagaagggagccggagatcgacagacggattggtgctgcggctgcagtgatgcggacgctgcaccggtccgtcgtggtgaagagggagctgagtgtaaaagcgaagctctcaatttaccggtcgatctcgtccctaccctcacctatggccacgagctgtgggtagtgaccgaaaagaacgagatcgcggatacaagcggcagaaatgagcttcctccgaagggtggctggcctctcccttagagatagggtgagaagttcggccatccgggaggggctcagagtagagccgctgctcctccacatcgaaaggagccagttgaggtggttcgggcat
It encodes the following:
- the LOC120440043 gene encoding tryptase-2-like, which gives rise to MAFCKLLLTVLVLLHNSGGLLGNEVRSSIIGAEDAQKERWPWMVHLNMTSSGSNRVKWRCGGTIVAKHWVLTSAHCLANNPDHRRSFVTVGAYQLQKAAKSYMAIANFVPEFDYQDLGNGNYKNDIALIKLKNPIQFSKDVAPVDLPDKDDTFGPSAECWITGWGEVGNGVSDF